Proteins encoded by one window of Cucurbita pepo subsp. pepo cultivar mu-cu-16 chromosome LG14, ASM280686v2, whole genome shotgun sequence:
- the LOC111809774 gene encoding gamma aminobutyrate transaminase 1, mitochondrial-like, translated as MFIVSHLLRSTLRSQSFAASRRASHEHIIMSSLYSTQASAQTEDPGFKGHDMLAPFTTGWQCTNENPLVIEKSEGSYVYDTNGRKYLDSLAGLWCTSLGGNEPRLVAAAVKQLNTLPFYHSYWNRTTRPALDLAKELLEMFTARKMGKVFFTNSGSEANDSQVKLVWYYNNALGRPKKKKFIARSKAFHGTTLIASSLTGITGGHQGFDIPAPFVLHTDCPHYWRYHLPGETEEEFSTRLAKRLEDLILKEGPETIAAFIAEPVMGAGGVILPPTTYFEKIQAVLKKYDILFVADEVICAFGRVGAMFGCDKYNIKPDLVSLAKALSSAYMPIGAVLLSPEISDVIHSQSNKLGSFSHGFTYSGHPTACAVALETLKIYKERNIVEQVNRISQRFQDGIKAFSDSPIIGEIRGTGLISGIDFVDNKSPNDPFPPEWGVGSYFVAECRKNGLVVRPGGDTITMAPPLIITPQEVDELISIYGKALKATEERVKELKAQR; from the exons ATGTTCATTGTCAGTCACCTTCTTCGTTCCACTCTCAGGTCTCAG TCCTTTGCTGCTTCTAGAAGAGCTTCACATGAACATATCATCATGTCCAGCTTATACAGTACACAGGCTTCAGCACAAACAGAGGATCCAGG GTTTAAGGGGCATGATATGCTTGCACCTTTCACTACAGGATGGCAGTGCACAAATGAAAATCCACTAGTTATAGAAAAATCAGAG GGTTCATACGTATATGACACTAATGGAAGGAAGTACCTTGATTCTCTTGCTGGTCTATGGTGCACATCCTTAG GGGGAAATGAACCACGACTTGTGGCAGCTGCAGTAAAACAACTAAATACCTTGCCATTTTATCACTCCTATTGGAATCGTACTACTAGGCCTGCGTTG GATTTGGCAAAGGAACTGCTTGAAATGTTTACCGCTAGAAAAATGGGGAAAGTCTTTTTTACAAACAGTGGTTCAGAAGCTAATGATAGTCAG GTCAAGCTGGTATGGTACTATAACAATGCACTTGGaagaccaaaaaagaaaaagttcatAGCTCGGTCAAAGGC CTTTCATGGTACAACATTAATAGCATCAAGTCTTACTGG TATCACAGGTGGGCACCAAGGGTTTGACATTCCAGCTCCCTTTGTTCTGCACACTGATTGTCCACATTACTGGCGTTACCATCTTCCAG GTGAAACAGAGGAAGAGTTCTCAACAAGATTAGCGAAAAGGTTGGAGGACCTTATACTTAAGGAGGGGCCAGAGACG ATTGCTGCGTTCATCGCTGAACCTGTCATGGGGGCTGGTGGTGTGATTCTCCCACCTACAACTTATTTTGAGAAG ATCCAAGCTGTGCTCAAGAAGTATGATATACTTTTTGTTGCTGATGAG gTAATCTGTGCCTTTGGAAGAGTAGGGGCAATGTTTGGATGCgataaatacaatattaaaCCAGACCTTGTATCTCTTGCAAAG GCACTTTCCTCGGCATATATGCCTATTGGAGCTGTTCTCCTGAGCCCTGAAATCTCTGATGTCATTCACTCTCAAAGCAACAAGCTTG GTTCCTTTTCTCATGGATTTACTTATTCTGGACACCCAACTGCATGTGCTGTTGCACTTGAAACACTCAAGATTTACAA GGAAAGGAATATTGTGGAGCAAGTAAATCGCATCTCCCAGAGGTTTCAAGATGGCATAAAAGCTTTCTCTGATAGCCCTATCATTGGAGAG ATAAGGGGGACTGGCTTGATATCAGGCATAGATTTTGTAGACAATAAATCACCAAATGATCCATTCCCTCCTGAATGGG GAGTTGGTTCATATTTTGTGGCTGAATGTCGGAAAAATGGTTTGGTAGTACGTCCTGGAGGGGATACTATAACGATGGCTCCGCCACTTATCATCACTCCTCAAGAAGTTGATGAG TTAATCAGTATTTACGGAAAGGCACTAAAGGCTACAGAAGAGAGAGTGAAGGAATTGAAGGCTCAGAGGTAG